From Candidatus Nomurabacteria bacterium, one genomic window encodes:
- a CDS encoding inorganic diphosphatase: MGYPFNQLSADDGTNITTVIEIPKGSMLKVEWDRKNEYFALDRVEPGIFAKPVNYGFIPQTLDEDGDELDTLVVTGEPLPMGVVVECKVIGILNFEDDAEMDHKVVCVPADDRHYGPINNIDELGEPWKKQIEHHFNHYKDLKKPGSTKVLGFGSVEDAWKIIGECKERAQANPWW; encoded by the coding sequence ATGGGTTATCCATTTAATCAGTTGAGCGCCGATGACGGCACAAACATCACAACAGTTATTGAAATTCCAAAAGGCAGCATGCTCAAAGTGGAGTGGGATCGAAAAAATGAGTATTTTGCACTCGATCGAGTAGAGCCCGGTATTTTTGCTAAGCCAGTAAATTATGGATTCATACCCCAAACTCTCGACGAAGACGGTGACGAACTAGATACGCTAGTTGTAACTGGGGAGCCGTTGCCAATGGGAGTGGTAGTTGAGTGTAAGGTTATCGGAATTCTTAATTTCGAAGACGATGCCGAGATGGATCACAAAGTCGTCTGCGTGCCGGCCGATGATCGACATTACGGACCAATCAATAATATCGATGAGCTTGGCGAGCCCTGGAAAAAACAGATTGAGCACCATTTTAATCACTACAAAGATCTCAAAAAGCCTGGCTCAACCAAAGTCCTTGGTTTTGGCAGTGTGGAAGATGCCTGGAAGATAATCGGCGAATGCAAGGAACGCGCCCAAGCCAACCCTTGGTGGTAG
- a CDS encoding FAD-dependent oxidoreductase, with translation MTEQATKVWDVVMIGAGPASLASAIYTSREDLETLIIEKAVVGGLAAITDMVDNYPGFPDGIEGLRLAEQLEAQTKRFGAVIELDEVKNIHKNGDIFEVEGGMNSYRARAVLIGTGSEWKKLGIPGEQEFYGRGVHNCATCDGAFYRDRRLVVVGSGNSAAQEALFLTKFASHIDILIRGDKWKASDVLEHEIDKNDKITVHFNTTTDEIVGQDNKIVKVVGTKNGQRTDFPTDGVFVFIGLKPVTYFLAGSGVELDDYGFVMTDLKLATNIPGMFCAGDVRSGATMQIASAVGEGAAAALSIREYLEKPAA, from the coding sequence ATGACAGAGCAAGCTACAAAAGTCTGGGATGTAGTCATGATTGGTGCCGGCCCGGCTAGCCTAGCCAGTGCCATATATACATCTCGCGAAGACCTAGAGACATTAATTATCGAGAAAGCAGTTGTTGGTGGTTTGGCAGCTATTACCGATATGGTCGACAATTACCCAGGTTTTCCAGATGGTATCGAGGGACTAAGGTTGGCCGAACAGCTCGAAGCCCAGACCAAGCGGTTTGGGGCAGTCATCGAGCTCGACGAAGTAAAAAATATCCACAAAAATGGCGATATCTTCGAGGTCGAGGGTGGTATGAATAGCTATCGAGCTCGGGCCGTTCTGATTGGCACGGGCAGTGAATGGAAAAAACTCGGTATACCGGGCGAGCAAGAATTTTATGGCCGTGGTGTGCACAACTGCGCAACTTGCGACGGTGCATTTTATCGTGATCGTCGACTCGTGGTTGTCGGCAGTGGCAACAGCGCAGCTCAAGAAGCTTTATTCTTGACCAAGTTTGCCAGCCATATCGACATTTTGATCCGAGGAGATAAATGGAAAGCTAGCGACGTACTCGAACACGAGATAGACAAGAACGATAAAATTACCGTTCACTTTAATACCACTACCGACGAAATTGTTGGCCAAGACAACAAAATAGTCAAAGTAGTTGGAACGAAAAACGGTCAGCGAACAGACTTTCCTACCGACGGTGTCTTTGTGTTTATCGGCTTAAAGCCGGTCACATATTTCCTAGCGGGTAGCGGTGTTGAACTTGACGATTACGGTTTTGTTATGACCGACCTTAAGCTGGCGACTAATATTCCTGGTATGTTTTGTGCTGGCGATGTTCGCAGTGGCGCGACAATGCAGATTGCCAGTGCAGTTGGCGAAGGCGCAGCGGCGGCTCTGTCGATTCGTGAGTACCTCGAAAAGCCCGCAGCCTAG
- a CDS encoding glutaredoxin family protein, which produces MDTQTHKVTVFSTTYCASCAALKKWLDAKGVAYESVNLDENPDRQQEVLEKSGTLSVPVTIIADGQGVEMPPVTGPNYSAISSMLGLA; this is translated from the coding sequence ATGGATACACAAACTCATAAAGTTACAGTCTTTAGTACAACATACTGTGCATCGTGTGCGGCCTTAAAAAAATGGCTAGATGCCAAGGGTGTGGCGTACGAGAGTGTTAACCTAGATGAAAACCCGGATCGTCAGCAAGAGGTGCTTGAAAAGAGTGGTACTTTAAGCGTCCCGGTCACTATTATAGCCGATGGTCAAGGTGTTGAAATGCCTCCAGTAACTGGACCAAACTATAGTGCAATTAGCTCAATGTTAGGTTTGGCGTAA
- a CDS encoding FKBP-type peptidyl-prolyl cis-trans isomerase, with protein MLAVAFFVSTIGFSAYVVIQANKDESSNTDQTTQDTTNQNNNQEADVLKGTKLQGFEPRTSQVEKLEIIDLVEGDGTEVVAGDQVTVNYTGAFVKDGIIFESSLDSGSPITFGLEGLIQGWQDGIPGMKVGGTRRLVIPYSLAYGETGNSNIPAKSDLVFDIELIGITQ; from the coding sequence ATGTTAGCAGTTGCATTTTTTGTTAGTACGATTGGTTTTAGTGCTTATGTTGTAATTCAGGCGAATAAAGACGAAAGCTCAAATACTGATCAAACAACGCAAGATACTACAAATCAAAATAATAATCAGGAGGCCGATGTGTTAAAAGGTACAAAATTACAGGGATTTGAGCCACGAACAAGTCAGGTAGAAAAACTCGAAATAATCGATTTGGTCGAAGGCGATGGGACCGAAGTAGTCGCTGGCGATCAAGTAACCGTAAATTACACTGGTGCATTTGTTAAAGATGGGATTATCTTTGAATCAAGCCTAGACAGTGGTAGCCCGATTACATTTGGATTAGAAGGTTTAATTCAGGGTTGGCAAGATGGAATTCCAGGTATGAAAGTCGGCGGAACACGCCGACTCGTTATCCCGTATTCGCTAGCATACGGCGAAACTGGCAACAGTAACATTCCCGCCAAATCGGACCTAGTTTTTGATATCGAGCTAATTGGGATAACCCAATAA
- a CDS encoding ABC transporter ATP-binding protein codes for MKPLLKIIRFTKHLWPYYLLLFIFTAVVSLLVQLQPILIRQLVAELQNVGSAAASDKAILIIVGLLFAQDVVSNVLVNFMQYHGDVLSVKLKIFLSNRYYEHILQLPQSYFDTELSGKITARLTRSVVQITEFVKMMGNNFASFILTTVFSLAIVAYFSPLIALLLFSLYPIFIWLTVRSSGKWIEYQDGINQNQDIAFGRFQESISQVKAVKSFVREQSELNFFSKHLKQTLKLTKPQSRLWHTMDFRRKLVLNVIFGIVYLLLFWQAKTGSLSLADTIMIFQLTLMIRMPVFTISFLVENIQRAVADSKDYFMALDTVPAIEDVPAAKNLRVAKGKVEFRDVHFAYDKKPVIKGLNFSIEPGSKIALVGESGEGKSTIANLLLRLYQPSQGNIAVDGQDIAGVKQHSLRKNIGVVFQEPNLFSGSIAENIAYGKPAATKQQIIAAAKAANADDFINSFDDGYESLIGERGLKLSGGQKQRIAIARAILKDAPILILDEATSSLDSKSELLVHEALENLMHARTTIIIAHRLSTIQNVDVIVTLKNGQVDEIGSPTKLAKTKGIYAQLLAVQSAKSAEQRKQALNKFGIVA; via the coding sequence GTGAAGCCACTCTTAAAAATTATTAGGTTCACAAAACACCTGTGGCCATATTATTTACTGCTGTTTATTTTTACGGCAGTTGTTTCGCTACTGGTTCAGCTCCAGCCGATTCTGATTCGACAGCTAGTCGCTGAGCTTCAAAATGTTGGTAGCGCAGCTGCTAGTGATAAGGCAATTTTAATTATCGTCGGACTACTGTTTGCCCAAGATGTCGTTAGCAATGTCTTGGTAAATTTCATGCAGTATCATGGCGATGTTTTATCGGTAAAACTAAAAATATTTTTGAGTAACCGTTATTACGAACACATCTTACAATTGCCCCAGAGTTATTTTGATACAGAGTTATCGGGTAAAATTACCGCTCGCCTGACGCGTTCCGTAGTTCAGATTACTGAGTTCGTTAAGATGATGGGCAACAACTTTGCGTCTTTTATACTGACGACGGTTTTTAGTTTGGCAATTGTGGCCTATTTTAGCCCGCTGATAGCTCTGCTCCTTTTTAGCCTATACCCAATTTTTATCTGGTTAACTGTTCGATCGAGCGGCAAATGGATTGAGTATCAAGATGGTATCAACCAGAACCAAGATATTGCTTTTGGCCGATTCCAAGAATCTATTTCACAAGTAAAGGCTGTAAAGAGTTTTGTGCGGGAGCAATCGGAGCTTAACTTTTTTAGCAAACATCTTAAACAAACACTTAAACTCACCAAGCCCCAGAGTCGGCTGTGGCACACGATGGATTTTCGTCGCAAACTTGTCTTAAATGTGATTTTTGGGATAGTTTACTTATTGCTGTTTTGGCAGGCCAAAACTGGCAGTTTAAGTCTAGCCGATACAATTATGATTTTTCAGTTAACACTGATGATCCGTATGCCAGTATTCACAATTAGCTTTTTGGTCGAGAATATCCAGAGAGCTGTTGCAGATAGTAAAGATTACTTTATGGCACTCGATACCGTACCAGCCATCGAAGACGTGCCAGCTGCAAAAAACTTGCGTGTGGCTAAAGGCAAAGTGGAGTTCAGAGATGTACACTTTGCTTACGATAAAAAACCAGTTATCAAGGGCTTAAACTTTTCGATCGAACCAGGCAGCAAGATCGCTTTAGTGGGTGAGAGCGGCGAGGGTAAGTCGACAATCGCCAACTTGCTTCTGAGGCTATATCAGCCGAGTCAGGGTAACATTGCGGTAGATGGCCAAGACATCGCCGGTGTCAAGCAACATAGCTTACGTAAAAATATTGGCGTTGTGTTTCAGGAACCCAACTTATTTTCTGGTTCCATCGCCGAGAACATAGCTTACGGCAAACCAGCCGCCACTAAGCAGCAGATTATCGCTGCCGCCAAAGCTGCCAACGCAGATGATTTTATTAACAGCTTCGATGACGGCTACGAATCTTTGATTGGTGAAAGAGGGCTGAAGTTGAGTGGTGGTCAAAAGCAACGGATTGCAATTGCCCGAGCTATCTTAAAAGACGCCCCAATCTTAATACTCGACGAGGCAACGAGTAGCCTAGACAGTAAAAGTGAACTATTAGTCCATGAGGCGCTCGAGAATTTAATGCATGCCCGGACAACTATTATCATCGCACACCGTCTGAGCACCATCCAAAATGTCGATGTAATCGTTACCCTTAAGAATGGCCAGGTAGACGAGATCGGGAGTCCAACAAAGCTGGCAAAAACCAAAGGCATCTACGCTCAATTGTTGGCAGTTCAAAGCGCAAAAAGTGCCGAACAGCGTAAGCAGGCGTTAAACAAATTTGGTATCGTTGCCTAA
- a CDS encoding 50S ribosomal protein L25, with amino-acid sequence MKAVELAVEIRQAAGKKNKALRRAGLVPANIVSHGKESVAIQTEYNHLLKVLQKVGYTQPVLIKAGDSDHTVLVTEVKFVPAKNTVEHVTFQEVKKGEKVHANVPLVLVGDAPAASKGLLVLQILDTLEVEAGALSIPEHLDVDISGLTEDGDSVHTKDIVLPEGVVLMADPEASIVKVETPRVVEETEEEAPADAETTESTTDKSESSEE; translated from the coding sequence GTGAAAGCTGTTGAACTTGCAGTCGAAATTCGCCAGGCGGCTGGCAAAAAAAATAAAGCTTTGCGGAGAGCTGGGCTGGTACCTGCCAATATTGTTAGTCATGGCAAAGAGTCGGTGGCTATTCAAACAGAGTACAATCACCTGCTTAAGGTTTTACAAAAAGTTGGCTATACACAGCCTGTTTTAATTAAAGCTGGCGATAGCGATCATACAGTTTTAGTAACAGAAGTTAAATTTGTTCCAGCCAAAAACACTGTCGAGCATGTTACATTCCAAGAAGTTAAAAAAGGTGAAAAAGTACATGCTAATGTGCCACTAGTGCTTGTTGGTGACGCTCCAGCTGCCAGCAAAGGCCTACTTGTGTTGCAGATCTTGGATACGCTAGAAGTAGAGGCCGGTGCGCTTAGTATCCCCGAACACCTTGATGTCGACATATCTGGTCTTACCGAGGACGGCGACAGCGTACACACCAAAGATATCGTCTTGCCAGAAGGCGTGGTATTGATGGCCGATCCAGAAGCAAGTATCGTAAAAGTCGAAACACCTCGTGTCGTTGAAGAGACCGAAGAAGAAGCTCCTGCAGATGCCGAAACCACCGAATCTACAACCGATAAATCTGAATCTAGCGAAGAATAG
- the pheT gene encoding phenylalanine--tRNA ligase subunit beta: MRVSYNEIKRLTGLDVSVEEMVARIGSRLGEVEAVEDWGAKYKGALIVKVITCEKHPDADKLSICTVDDGGKNPDLKRDENGYIQVVCGAPNVHADMWAVWLQPGATVPASFADDEPFVLESREIRGVISNGMLASLKELAIGDDHNGIVELPESTRLEAIKPANEVPHVEALANFRRTEKYKPGDSFAEVFDLNDYVIEIENKMFTHRPDCFGELGVAREVAGIFGKQFTSPKWYQTEFSQTITADEQLVVRIETDLVSRFSALIVEDVEVRPSSLDVQINLTKAGYRPINNIVDITNYIMHAYGQPLHAYDYAKLAARSSGTPTLVARLSQSGEQLKLLNGKTIEFNQPAIVIATDQEIVGVGGVMGGADTEVDNSTTKVVLEAANFDMYSIRRTSMHYGLFSDAASRFNKGQSPWQTLACASIAAGEVVCSSSGMSYDKWYDVKSNLATNKPVSISSEFLNSRLGSSLSATEIQQLLTNVEFVVEAEADELSVTAPFWRTDIEIKEDIVEEVGRLYGYDNLALCLPKRSTKPVEVNQLFKTKAKIRSSLATIGANELLTYSFVHRSLLEKAGQKPEDSYAISNAISPDLHFYRQSLMPSLLDSVHQNIKAGYEEFALFEVGKTHNKVHGLDESGLPGEIEVTGLVFASKLKQRSGTGYYEAKEYLRRLAHAFGAELEFRPVPPETDFPITSPYDLSRSSLISIKNGSFLGIVGEFKPGVERAFRLPGACAGFEIETQALANWQAKSPYTELSRFPSSAQDITLQTTNSVSFGDLQSTVVEVLEQTGYKYTLSTVSIFEPEAGLKNTSFRIRLSSLDKTLTTQEVTDVIESIAQVGSQKYQARQI; this comes from the coding sequence ATGAGGGTAAGTTATAACGAAATCAAACGCCTAACAGGACTAGATGTAAGTGTCGAAGAAATGGTGGCACGTATTGGCTCGCGCTTGGGTGAGGTCGAGGCAGTCGAGGACTGGGGTGCCAAATATAAAGGGGCTCTAATTGTAAAAGTTATTACCTGCGAAAAACACCCAGATGCCGATAAACTTAGTATATGCACGGTAGATGATGGTGGCAAAAACCCCGATCTAAAGCGAGACGAAAATGGCTACATTCAAGTGGTTTGTGGAGCACCAAATGTTCATGCCGATATGTGGGCAGTTTGGCTACAGCCTGGCGCAACTGTCCCGGCCAGTTTTGCCGATGATGAACCATTTGTTTTAGAGTCTCGTGAAATTCGTGGGGTTATCAGTAACGGCATGCTAGCTAGCCTTAAAGAGTTGGCGATTGGCGATGATCATAATGGCATTGTCGAGCTACCCGAGTCAACCAGGCTCGAAGCTATCAAACCAGCCAACGAAGTACCTCACGTAGAGGCCTTAGCCAATTTTAGACGTACCGAAAAATATAAACCGGGCGATAGTTTTGCCGAAGTCTTCGATCTAAACGATTACGTGATCGAGATCGAGAACAAAATGTTCACGCACCGTCCTGATTGTTTTGGCGAGCTGGGTGTAGCTCGCGAAGTGGCCGGAATATTTGGCAAACAATTTACAAGCCCTAAATGGTACCAAACCGAGTTTAGCCAGACAATAACTGCCGATGAACAGCTGGTAGTAAGAATCGAAACAGATTTGGTGAGTCGTTTTTCGGCATTAATAGTTGAAGATGTCGAGGTTCGGCCATCTTCACTCGATGTACAAATAAATCTTACTAAAGCCGGCTATCGACCGATCAATAACATCGTCGATATTACAAACTACATTATGCACGCCTATGGCCAACCACTCCACGCCTATGATTATGCCAAGTTAGCTGCTCGAAGTTCTGGTACGCCAACATTGGTTGCTCGGCTTAGCCAGAGTGGCGAGCAGCTTAAATTGCTCAATGGCAAAACGATTGAGTTTAATCAGCCAGCGATTGTAATTGCGACCGACCAAGAAATCGTAGGTGTTGGTGGAGTTATGGGTGGTGCCGATACCGAAGTCGACAACTCCACTACAAAAGTGGTTCTCGAGGCGGCAAACTTTGATATGTACTCGATCCGTCGAACAAGCATGCACTACGGACTATTCAGTGATGCCGCTAGTCGCTTCAACAAAGGTCAGAGCCCTTGGCAAACATTGGCCTGCGCCTCGATAGCGGCGGGAGAGGTGGTTTGCAGTTCAAGCGGTATGTCGTACGACAAATGGTACGATGTTAAATCCAATTTAGCTACAAACAAACCAGTCAGCATAAGTTCGGAGTTTTTAAACAGTCGACTTGGCTCAAGCTTATCAGCCACCGAAATTCAACAACTCTTAACTAATGTGGAATTTGTGGTTGAAGCCGAGGCCGATGAGCTGTCGGTGACCGCCCCCTTTTGGCGCACCGATATCGAGATCAAAGAAGACATTGTCGAAGAAGTTGGTCGGCTCTATGGCTACGATAATTTAGCCCTGTGTTTGCCAAAACGCTCGACCAAACCAGTCGAAGTCAACCAGCTTTTTAAAACAAAAGCCAAGATTCGCTCAAGTTTGGCGACTATCGGTGCTAACGAGCTACTAACCTATAGCTTTGTCCACCGGAGTTTGCTCGAGAAGGCCGGCCAGAAACCAGAAGATTCTTATGCTATAAGCAATGCGATTAGCCCAGACTTGCATTTTTATCGCCAGAGCCTGATGCCAAGTTTACTCGACAGCGTGCATCAGAATATTAAGGCTGGCTACGAGGAGTTCGCGCTGTTCGAAGTCGGGAAAACCCATAATAAAGTTCATGGACTAGACGAGTCTGGATTGCCTGGCGAGATAGAAGTTACGGGCTTGGTATTTGCCAGCAAATTGAAACAACGTTCAGGCACTGGATATTACGAAGCAAAGGAGTATTTGCGACGCTTAGCGCATGCCTTTGGAGCCGAACTAGAATTTCGACCAGTACCTCCCGAAACCGATTTTCCGATTACTTCTCCATACGATTTAAGTCGGTCGAGTTTAATATCGATAAAAAATGGATCTTTCTTAGGTATTGTGGGTGAGTTCAAGCCAGGTGTTGAACGTGCCTTTCGATTGCCAGGGGCTTGTGCCGGCTTCGAGATCGAAACCCAAGCGCTTGCCAATTGGCAAGCGAAGAGTCCTTACACAGAGCTAAGTCGCTTTCCAAGTTCTGCTCAGGACATCACTTTACAAACTACAAACAGTGTTAGTTTTGGCGATCTACAGTCGACAGTCGTTGAAGTACTTGAGCAGACAGGTTATAAATATACACTGTCTACTGTCAGTATTTTTGAGCCAGAAGCAGGCTTAAAGAATACGAGTTTCAGAATTAGATTGAGTTCACTCGACAAGACACTTACGACCCAAGAAGTTACAGATGTGATCGAGTCAATAGCTCAAGTCGGCTCGCAAAAGTATCAGGCTAGGCAAATCTAA
- the pheS gene encoding phenylalanine--tRNA ligase subunit alpha yields the protein MEYEFSEIAELATALQADFESSLDKTVILKDRRLGELLKAIKDRAPEERGKFGAELNRLKNEIQAQVDNWQAEQDAPKKEPIDVTAPFSVGENDSPTLVDSRLGSQHPIMQAQDEMLDIFYRMGFTSVESRQLDNQYYMFDSLNFPDGHPARDEYDTFILDEVDKNGRPLVAPAHTSNMQNRVLKARKAQLEAGEPIAVVVPGRVFRNEDLDARHEHTFYQIEGVYVAEGVTTAHLIATLKEFMQEYYQKEIEIKTQPFYFPFTEPSFEFAISCPFCDKQGCKVCGEGWIELLGCGMIHPNVLSEAGIDPEKYTGFAWGIGFMRMVMIKHGIEDIRHFQSGKLDFLRQFA from the coding sequence ATGGAATATGAGTTTTCTGAAATCGCCGAACTGGCTACTGCTCTGCAAGCAGATTTTGAGTCTAGCCTAGATAAAACAGTCATCTTAAAAGATAGACGATTAGGTGAGCTGCTTAAAGCTATAAAAGATCGTGCTCCAGAAGAGCGTGGTAAGTTTGGGGCCGAGCTAAATCGTCTAAAAAATGAAATCCAGGCACAAGTCGACAATTGGCAAGCCGAGCAAGACGCTCCGAAGAAGGAACCGATCGATGTAACCGCTCCGTTTAGCGTCGGCGAAAATGATTCTCCAACCTTAGTCGATAGTCGCTTGGGGAGCCAACACCCGATTATGCAGGCACAAGATGAAATGCTCGATATTTTTTACCGAATGGGCTTTACTTCGGTTGAGTCGCGCCAGTTAGATAACCAATATTATATGTTCGATAGCCTGAATTTCCCGGATGGTCACCCAGCTCGCGACGAATACGACACCTTTATTTTGGACGAAGTCGATAAAAATGGTCGACCGCTTGTGGCGCCAGCCCATACCAGTAACATGCAGAATCGAGTCCTTAAAGCTCGCAAGGCACAGTTAGAAGCCGGTGAGCCAATTGCCGTGGTAGTGCCCGGCCGAGTTTTTCGTAACGAAGATCTCGATGCTCGCCACGAGCACACCTTCTACCAGATCGAAGGAGTTTATGTAGCCGAGGGTGTAACCACTGCACACTTGATTGCGACTCTCAAAGAGTTTATGCAAGAGTACTACCAGAAAGAGATCGAGATCAAAACCCAGCCATTTTATTTTCCGTTTACCGAACCATCGTTTGAGTTTGCTATTTCTTGCCCATTCTGCGACAAGCAGGGCTGTAAAGTCTGTGGTGAAGGCTGGATTGAACTACTTGGTTGCGGCATGATTCATCCGAATGTGCTTAGCGAAGCAGGTATCGACCCCGAAAAATATACTGGTTTTGCATGGGGAATAGGTTTTATGAGAATGGTAATGATCAAGCACGGTATCGAAGATATCCGCCATTTCCAGAGCGGCAAGCTAGATTTCTTGAGGCAGTTCGCATGA
- a CDS encoding GNAT family N-acetyltransferase, which yields MFGSVMEFSVEQCDEDPIEVRMAALRREDMPEFILNGGMQSRVVNRYLGRQTAPVLEDEYDWFDKQRNAADQIGWGIYVKVGDTWQVIGNSGFNNVATNTMFRRATSGFLIFRPEYWGKRIASHCHRARTMYAFDELGISCIYSGVFGPNQGSAKALEQVGYVQTGVNRNEGMHQGQFLHHMHYECINPADWAWNAWWWDGSPGQKWLEARERTQAALEWARANVIYV from the coding sequence ATGTTTGGATCGGTTATGGAATTCAGCGTCGAGCAGTGTGATGAGGATCCGATTGAGGTCCGCATGGCTGCGCTCAGGCGTGAGGATATGCCCGAGTTCATTCTCAATGGTGGGATGCAGAGCCGTGTTGTGAACCGCTACCTTGGCAGGCAGACTGCCCCTGTGCTCGAAGATGAGTACGACTGGTTTGACAAGCAGCGCAATGCTGCTGATCAGATTGGGTGGGGCATTTACGTCAAGGTGGGTGACACATGGCAGGTGATCGGTAACAGTGGCTTCAATAATGTGGCTACCAACACCATGTTCCGCCGGGCAACCAGTGGCTTCTTGATCTTCCGCCCCGAATACTGGGGCAAGAGGATTGCTAGCCACTGCCATCGAGCGCGCACCATGTATGCGTTCGACGAGTTGGGCATCAGCTGCATCTACTCCGGCGTCTTCGGCCCCAATCAGGGCTCGGCTAAGGCGCTCGAGCAGGTTGGCTACGTCCAGACAGGTGTGAACCGCAACGAAGGCATGCACCAAGGGCAGTTTCTGCACCACATGCATTATGAGTGCATTAACCCAGCGGATTGGGCATGGAATGCCTGGTGGTGGGACGGCTCGCCTGGGCAGAAGTGGCTGGAGGCGCGCGAGCGCACCCAAGCAGCCCTCGAGTGGGCCCGTGCCAACGTTATCTACGTCTAG